The Geodermatophilaceae bacterium NBWT11 genome has a segment encoding these proteins:
- a CDS encoding DUF2236 domain-containing protein encodes MFLLSDLADSARASFRGRVSGDPTGAPDWVREIGTVGEGDGWFDPDGVVWRVHGDLSTLVGGVAALLGQGAHPLALAGVQRHSAYREDPWKRLAGTARWLVVSTFGSAQLAERESARVRGMHRRVKGVIEDGRAYSAGDPDLLRWVHLAFTDAFLAAQTAVGRDMSRFGPRWADTYVGEWAVTAERLGATDLPHTEAELAEALAAYAPTLEPVPADLLAFLSAPPGLGAAERVVYSGFSGGAALLVSPTIAPLAGVPGRAVRGLRERGQLAVTRAQLRGLSLALGSHSPSEEAARWRLGTGPTPAWAA; translated from the coding sequence GTGTTCCTGCTCAGCGACCTCGCCGACTCCGCCCGGGCCTCCTTCCGCGGTCGGGTCTCCGGCGACCCCACCGGCGCGCCGGACTGGGTGCGCGAGATCGGCACGGTCGGCGAGGGTGACGGCTGGTTCGACCCCGACGGCGTGGTGTGGCGGGTGCACGGCGACCTGTCCACGCTGGTCGGCGGGGTGGCGGCCCTGCTCGGGCAGGGCGCGCATCCGCTGGCTCTGGCCGGCGTGCAGCGGCACTCGGCCTACCGCGAGGACCCCTGGAAGCGGCTGGCCGGCACGGCCCGCTGGCTGGTGGTCAGCACCTTCGGCTCGGCCCAGCTCGCCGAGCGCGAGTCGGCCCGGGTGCGCGGCATGCACCGTCGGGTGAAGGGCGTCATCGAGGACGGCCGGGCCTACTCCGCGGGCGACCCCGACCTGCTGCGCTGGGTGCACCTGGCCTTCACCGACGCGTTCCTGGCCGCGCAGACCGCGGTGGGCCGGGACATGAGCCGGTTCGGCCCGCGCTGGGCCGACACCTACGTCGGGGAGTGGGCCGTCACCGCCGAGCGGCTGGGCGCCACCGACCTGCCGCACACCGAGGCCGAGCTGGCCGAGGCGCTCGCCGCCTACGCCCCGACCCTGGAGCCGGTGCCCGCGGACCTGCTGGCCTTCCTCTCCGCCCCGCCCGGGCTGGGGGCCGCCGAGCGCGTCGTCTACTCCGGGTTCTCCGGCGGCGCCGCGCTGCTGGTCTCCCCCACCATCGCCCCGCTGGCCGGTGTGCCCGGGCGGGCGGTGCGCGGGCTGCGCGAGCGCGGGCAGCTCGCCGTCACCCGCGCCCAGCTCCGCGGCCTCAGCCTCGCCCTGGGCTCGCACAGCCCGTCGGAGGAGGCCGCCCGCTGGCGGCTGGGCACCGGCCCCACCCCCGCCTGGGCCGCCTGA
- a CDS encoding TetR/AcrR family transcriptional regulator — MVAGAGGDGGAATAELGDRVVGPAHLVRAADLQVLPLEPDVGAGEGREPGVALHGGRRRDAGQPPDGSLDLGGEGGGHGGHPPPCPRGCRPRWPTCDVDHRRLRSACRSTDAGGDVTETGRWARRSARTRSDIVTAAQTLFAERGFAHTPVALVAETADVAVATVFNHFPQKQALFFADRCPWELLAVRDLPALGPDVPVGAVLGLLTAAVERHLGAMADPANRRVLEDLLNQPVLRHWERDGQARTEAELARALAGCDHPGVRTDPERVAAHLVTEMRLAMDAGRLASWAGTPVAGPPVAERCSQVLASCG; from the coding sequence GTGGTTGCCGGCGCTGGCGGTGACGGCGGTGCCGCCACGGCCGAGCTGGGCGATCGTGTTGTAGGCCCCGCGCACCTTGTACGAGCGGCCGACCTGCAGGTCCTCCCGCTTGAACCAGACGTCGGCGCCGGTGAGGGCCGAGAGCCGGGCGTTGCGCTGCACGGGGGTCGGCGTCGCGACGCCGGCCAGCCGCCCGACGGCAGCCTCGACCTCGGCGGAGAAGGAGGAGGTCACGGCGGACATCCTCCCCCGTGCCCCCGGGGGTGCCGTCCCCGGTGGCCCACCTGCGACGTGGATCACAGACGCTTACGCTCCGCGTGCAGATCGACAGACGCAGGGGGTGACGTGACCGAGACCGGCCGCTGGGCGCGCAGATCGGCCCGTACGAGAAGCGACATCGTCACCGCCGCGCAGACCCTCTTCGCCGAGCGGGGGTTCGCCCACACCCCGGTGGCGCTCGTGGCCGAGACCGCGGACGTCGCCGTGGCCACCGTGTTCAACCACTTCCCGCAGAAGCAGGCCTTGTTCTTCGCCGACCGGTGCCCGTGGGAGCTGCTGGCCGTCCGCGACCTCCCGGCCCTGGGCCCGGACGTGCCGGTCGGGGCCGTGCTGGGCCTGCTGACCGCTGCCGTGGAGCGGCACCTCGGTGCGATGGCCGACCCCGCGAACCGGCGCGTGCTGGAGGACCTGCTGAACCAGCCGGTGCTGCGGCACTGGGAGCGGGACGGGCAGGCCCGCACCGAGGCCGAGCTGGCCCGTGCGCTCGCCGGTTGCGACCACCCCGGCGTGCGCACCGACCCCGAACGGGTCGCCGCGCACCTGGTCACCGAGATGCGGTTGGCGATGGACGCCGGTCGCCTCGCCTCCTGGGCCGGCACCCCGGTCGCCGGGCCGCCGGTGGCCGAGCGCTGCAGCCAGGTGCTGGCCTCCTGCGGCTGA
- the ilvA gene encoding threonine ammonia-lyase IlvA: MSAVTSSFSAEVEAAVGRLAGVATPTPVQRNARLSALTGADVWFKREDLQVGRSYKVRGAYNTIAQLGRGGTAVTASAGNHGQGFAYACKTLGVQGHVFVPGTTPKQKRQRIAALGGDAVTLVVEGDTYDDAARAAAEHAATTGATLVPAFDALSTVAGQATVAVEFLAQLPVVPDVVVLPVGGGGLLAGCATWLAEHAPGTRVVGVEPVGAANMAAALAAGEPVTLEQIETFVDGAAVRRAGNVTYPLVRDSGAELVTVPEGQICTEMLELYQVDGVIAEPAGALASAALTGGAVVVEPGQTVLCVLSGGNNDVSRYAEVVERSLVHRGLKHYFLVEFPQEPGALRRFLDEVLGPDDDIVLFEYVKRDNRETGAALTGIELGSVDGLAPLLARIEAGPLKIEHLAPGTTAYRFLV; this comes from the coding sequence ATGTCCGCCGTGACCTCCTCCTTCTCCGCCGAGGTCGAGGCTGCCGTCGGGCGGCTGGCCGGCGTCGCGACGCCGACCCCCGTGCAGCGCAACGCCCGGCTCTCGGCCCTCACCGGCGCCGACGTCTGGTTCAAGCGGGAGGACCTGCAGGTCGGCCGCTCGTACAAGGTGCGCGGGGCCTACAACACGATCGCCCAGCTCGGCCGTGGCGGCACCGCCGTCACCGCCAGCGCCGGCAACCACGGCCAGGGCTTCGCCTACGCCTGCAAGACCCTCGGCGTGCAGGGCCACGTCTTCGTGCCCGGGACGACGCCGAAGCAGAAGCGCCAGCGGATCGCCGCGCTCGGTGGGGACGCCGTGACCCTGGTCGTCGAGGGCGACACCTACGACGACGCCGCCCGGGCCGCGGCCGAGCACGCCGCCACCACCGGGGCGACCCTGGTGCCGGCCTTCGACGCGCTGTCCACCGTCGCCGGCCAGGCCACCGTGGCCGTGGAGTTCCTGGCCCAGCTGCCCGTGGTGCCCGACGTCGTCGTCCTGCCGGTGGGCGGCGGCGGCCTGCTCGCCGGCTGCGCCACCTGGCTGGCCGAGCACGCCCCGGGCACCCGGGTGGTCGGTGTCGAGCCGGTCGGCGCGGCGAACATGGCCGCGGCGCTCGCGGCCGGGGAACCGGTGACGCTGGAGCAGATCGAGACGTTCGTCGACGGCGCCGCGGTGCGCCGGGCCGGCAACGTCACCTACCCGCTGGTGCGCGACTCCGGCGCCGAGCTGGTCACCGTGCCCGAGGGCCAGATCTGCACCGAGATGCTGGAGCTGTACCAGGTCGACGGGGTGATCGCCGAGCCCGCCGGTGCGCTGGCCAGCGCCGCGCTGACCGGGGGCGCCGTCGTCGTCGAGCCGGGGCAGACGGTGCTCTGCGTGCTGAGCGGGGGCAACAACGACGTCAGCCGGTACGCCGAGGTGGTCGAGCGCTCCCTGGTGCACCGCGGGCTCAAGCACTACTTCCTGGTCGAGTTCCCGCAGGAGCCCGGCGCGCTGCGCCGCTTCCTCGACGAGGTGCTCGGGCCCGACGACGACATCGTGCTGTTCGAGTACGTCAAGCGGGACAACCGGGAGACCGGCGCCGCGCTGACCGGCATCGAGCTGGGCAGCGTCGACGGCCTGGCCCCGCTGCTGGCCCGGATCGAGGCCGGCCCGCTCAAGATCGAGCACCTGGCACCCGGGACGACGGCCTACCGCTTCCTGGTCTGA
- a CDS encoding D-2-hydroxyacid dehydrogenase family protein, translated as MADRDGGRLADAVTPRLLVLDDREGLLRDSPGGRRLTELADTRFLDVPLADVPDAELVGVTAIVTIRERTRLDAGTLARFPDLGIVLQTGGHAYHVDLAETARRGIPVTLWRTSAAPEAAMRELTFGLAIAALRRFPEATRAFDAGAWPPLLGGTLAGRRLGVLGMGRQGRAVAELGRAFGMDVVAWARPGGAPATDDVPRLDLDELLATTDVLSVNLRLTDESRGLLDRDRLREMKPGSVLVNTARGAIVDEVALAEVLRDGPLRAAGLDVFAVEPLPADSPLRTLPNVVLAPHVGWVVEETFAEFAQNVADQYADHLAGRLPASELA; from the coding sequence ATGGCGGACCGGGACGGCGGCCGGTTGGCTGACGCGGTGACCCCACGCCTGCTCGTGCTCGACGACCGCGAGGGCCTGCTGCGCGACTCCCCGGGCGGGCGGCGGCTGACCGAGCTCGCCGACACCCGGTTCCTCGACGTCCCCCTGGCCGACGTGCCCGACGCCGAGCTCGTGGGCGTCACCGCGATCGTCACGATCCGGGAGCGCACCCGGCTGGACGCCGGCACCCTGGCCCGCTTCCCGGACCTGGGGATCGTGCTGCAGACCGGTGGCCACGCCTACCACGTCGACCTCGCCGAGACCGCCCGCCGCGGCATCCCGGTGACCCTCTGGCGCACCAGCGCCGCGCCCGAGGCGGCGATGCGCGAACTGACGTTCGGGCTGGCCATCGCCGCGCTGCGCCGGTTCCCGGAGGCCACCCGGGCCTTCGACGCCGGTGCCTGGCCACCGCTGCTGGGCGGCACGCTGGCCGGCCGACGGCTCGGGGTGCTCGGCATGGGCCGGCAGGGCCGCGCCGTCGCCGAGCTCGGCCGGGCGTTCGGCATGGACGTGGTCGCCTGGGCCCGGCCGGGCGGTGCACCCGCCACCGACGACGTCCCCCGGCTGGACCTGGACGAGCTGCTGGCCACCACCGACGTGCTGAGCGTCAACCTGCGGCTGACCGATGAGTCCCGCGGGCTGCTGGACCGCGACCGGCTGCGGGAGATGAAGCCGGGCTCGGTGCTGGTCAACACCGCCCGCGGGGCGATCGTGGACGAGGTGGCGCTGGCCGAGGTGCTCCGCGACGGCCCGCTGCGGGCGGCCGGGCTCGACGTGTTCGCCGTCGAGCCGCTGCCCGCGGACTCGCCGCTGCGCACGCTGCCCAACGTCGTCCTGGCCCCGCACGTGGGCTGGGTGGTCGAGGAGACCTTCGCCGAGTTCGCCCAGAACGTCGCCGACCAGTACGCCGACCACCTCGCCGGCCGGCTCCCGGCGTCCGAACTGGCCTGA